From Actinomycetota bacterium:
GACGGAAGAAGGGGTAGCCGCGTGCAGCTGGCCAGGGTCACCGGCACCGTCGTCGCCTCCGTCAAGGCCGCCGGACTGGAGGGCGTGAAGTTCCTCATCGTGCAGCCCCTCGACCGGCACCGGAACCCGGAGGGCTCGCCGGTCGTGGCCGCCGACGCCGTGCACATGGCCGGGCCCGGCGAGCTGGTGTACATCGTGGCCGCCCGCGAGGCCGCCCTGGCGCTGCGGGAGACCTTCGTACCGATCGACCACGCCGTCGTGGGGATCGTGGACGCCGTGGAGGACATCGGGGGGCCGCGGCGATGAAGGTCGGCAGGGTCGTCGGCACCGTGGTCTCCACGATCAACGCGCCGGT
This genomic window contains:
- a CDS encoding EutN/CcmL family microcompartment protein translates to MQLARVTGTVVASVKAAGLEGVKFLIVQPLDRHRNPEGSPVVAADAVHMAGPGELVYIVAAREAALALRETFVPIDHAVVGIVDAVEDIGGPRR